The window AGCCTGGAAAGGGGGTTGGGCAAAACTTCTTTGCTTTTTGACCTGATCATGGACAGCTCTCAAACATTCTTAATTTATGGCCTATCACCTGCTATTATTAGGAATTTCAAACGAATCTATCTCCTCATTGTGACTGACACTAAGTCAGGAATGATTTTTCATGGAGGCAAGTATTCCTGGATGATCATGCAACCAAATTTCACTGTTCCTCAGACCGTTCGCTTGACAAGTAAATGAAGAGCCATACAAATTCACTATTAATAATTTCcatagaggtaaaaaaaaatcagtcttcttgttaatttataaaaataagtaacaagcaggcatattattgtttttgttaaatgGAAACTTAGACTAAGATactcaaattcattttttgtttgtcatAAAACCATCAACAAACGGAAACAGGAACAGCCTTCCGAGtccaaagtaaatggaaaataaagatttttttctatggaAAAGTATCTGAATGGCACTTTCACTAATGTATGTAATTCCCTTTAGTGGTCTATTCATTGCCACAGTCCTCACTTCTTCAGGATCCTCTGTAGCTACTTTATCCGTGCGCCTCTCTCCCTTcgtcccttttttttctccctcattctacctcccttcctctcttgcctACAAGGATACCATTTCCAGACATGTTAAAGGGGGATATGTGGAGAAAAAACAATAGCAAGCTGCAGAGCCCTCATACTTGAGATGAAAATAGTCTTGTTTCAAACTCTTTATTGAAAAATCATGTATGAGGCTGAAAATACAAGAATTGCTATTAATGGTTCAGATCCATATTTTCTCATGTTCTATGTTTTATTGCTAATGGTTATACCAAAGGAAACCATATGGCTGAGGAGATCTGGGCTGGGCGACATTGATATCAGAAGGTAAGTCATGCCCCCATATTATTTGCTTTCCCAAAAGCCTGCTTCAGTCAATGtgtcttatcatttttttttatttcatttatatttgaaggCTGTTTATTGGAGCAAGCAGTTTTATAAGCATACTAGAAGCTGTATAACCTTGAATTTCAATtactaaaattttactttaattgtCAAAGAATTGCTCTTAATGTTATGTTCTGGGATTCCATTTCAAGTGCAACATCACATTAATGATAATCTTTTATCACAAAAAATTCCGCATAGTTTTCTGCCTGTGTCATTTCTATTTAAAgccaatttatatataatatatatataggtgtaaTATACATGCATAATAAAACTACACATCCTCCAGTATATTTTACCTCTTAGAACAACTGAGTTTCCCTCTGAAAAACTTGTGAGAATTTTATTGTGACCCCATTCAAATAAAGGACTACTGTACATTTAACTTTTTGCAATATCATCTGcatcaaatattttccatttcaaatattttccatttcccacCATCTGAGAATGGGAAGTTAATGATGTGCCTTCCACAATTTTCTGCATAAATGAACTGCTACTTTTAGCAAACAACTTGTTTTTTAccatatagacttttttttttagtaattgaaTCAAATATTATTCTATATTCAGAATCCCTTGAAGATTTGTTGCTTGTGTTGTAAATTTCACGTGATGTTTTAGGTGGTACATGTTTATTTCCATTGAAAGAACATGTCCTATTtttgaggaagggaaaaaaaaacttgtaagaCATCAAATGCTTCTTGCAAAACAAtttgatgaaataaatgtaaatgaatcagaaacatgtGAATTGTATTTCAATCAAAATTAATGGGTTTAAATATGAAGGGAGTAAAGTGCTTCGGGGAGAGAGTGTGGCAAGGCGGGAAgtgacatttgttttgttttcatcagtcttggatttttgaaaaatggcCTAATACTCTGAATTTACCCTAATTCATATTCTCTCTTAAGCCTGATGAGGGAGATCCAGAATGGGACAACAATATGCAAATTCACTTTATAGCTTTATCTGGCTCCAATTATAATGTAGGCATCAAGCATGGCCACTGTTCAATCCTTCAAAAGCAGTTTCAACTTGAAAttcatgatttttctattttctcttgagGGTAAACGGTAAATTGTAATAATGCTGAAGTTATAATTTTTCCCATAGAACATGTAGTTTTCAGACTCTCATGTCAGCTTCACATTCATTTCCTCTGCCAAAATGAAGAGAATCagatctaaacagaaaatatgtgGGGACTGACTGTAGCCACACTTAGCAGGAAAAgagcagggggagaaagagagtataagagagggggaaagaaagacaagggaaaagaaatagacCACTCACACAGACATGGGTCATCAAACCTCATTTCATAAGCAGAGCACTCAAATCACACTACTTATTTGAGAGTCATAAAAATTTTACCCATACTTTTACATTTGTACCATGTATGTGTGCTTAAAAACAACTACATggcttcttttttactttttatatttttcaataaaaaaaataaccgtGCCTGactctgaaaacagaaaagaactacaaaaaagaaaagaaaaacaacttacaAATAAGTCTCCCTGTCAACATGCTTCAAAATATGAGGGAGTTTGATGTGTGGTGTGACAATGCTGTTTCTCAACTCAGTCTCTGCAAACAGAGACATTTTAAGTGTTCCAAAAACTTCCAAGAGGCCAGGAATACGTAACTGgagattatatttttactttgggAGATAATATGGGGCACTGCTTAAGTACCTCCCTTGGTGAGAAATGTAGGAACAGAGTCCTTTCTGCACTGAAGGTGCAGTAGCCCATAGGGTTGTTTTTGTATGTAAAGAGCCTGCCTTTTTGTTTCCTGAGAACATGCTGCAATTGGGGTTGAGCATTTATTTCTCTGGCCATTTGGAACTCCCCTGCTGTTCATCACCACATTTGGAATGAGGACCCTGCTCCTTGATTTCCTTGTGCCAAGCAGCTCATAACCTCAAACAGTTCTGGGAGTGGTTCTCTGCCATGGTCCTCATAGGCAGGAATTGTAGGGAGTCCCTCTTAATATATTTGTTCTATAACTGGGCAGAAGATATGTCTTAGCTTCTACCACaaccctttgtttctttttttaacctcccCCTCATCCAATTTCGTGGATAAAAAACAGCATAGCTAGGCTGTTTTATGTATGCCTTAAATCAGTGGTAGTATAACAATtacaactggggtgcctgggtggctcagtcggttgagcatccgacttctgctcaggtcgtgatctcaccctTTTTAAGTTCCAGCCCagagtcagtctctgtgctgacagctcagagcctgggtcctgcttcagattctgtgtctccctctctctgcccattccctgctcacgctctgtctatctttctaaaaaataaataaatgtttttaaaaatttaacaattacAACTATTTCTGAGCTCTCAAAGTTACCCTTAAAACTCCATTGATCAACACAAAATCTAAATTCCAATTCCAAAGTTGTGTCAACAAAAGTATATGAATAGCATCAACATTATCTTTGTTACAATCAACAATCAGTATTTATAAGGTTCTCAAAAAGGTGTCACTATGTAGGATCTATGCTCAGAACATTACTACAAGGGCATGTTTCCTTTGACGAGAACCGTATTGTGATTTATTTCCCATTATGATTTGTTGCAgtaagtttttttaagtgttacaaGATCTAATCTACTTTGCATTTGGTGTTGTTGTTCTACTTTATGACAGGCCTACCCTTGTAGCAGTGATAAGGAATGTGAAATTGGGAGATACTGCCATAGTCCCCACCAAGGATCATCGGCCTGCATGGTGTGTCGAAGAAAAAAGAAGCGCTGCCACAGAGATGGCATGTGCTGTCCTGGTACCCGCTGTAATAATGGTAAGATCTAGTTCAATGTTGATAggcctctttctttttatgtgagAGCTGCTTAGCAAATTAGACCAAATTCTCCTTAGCCAGCCTCTGAAATGTAAGGAGTCTTTCAAAATTCGCAGGGATTGGATCATGGTTTAGATATGTGTACAATTACTTGGATTACCTTCCAAATCCTAGTTTTCCTGGACTCTGATCACTTTGTATATCGTACAATTTATGGTGATCTAGGATTTGCCATGTTGAAGTGTTGTATATAAATAGCTAGATATTCTATTCCACCAAACACGAGTGAATATATGCAAAAGACCAAAGAACCTGCTGTGATTTAGCAACACAGTGGTGAGTCCCTCTTCCAACTGCATATTCATGTCATACCTTAATTCTTCTATTCACGGTGTCTTCTTTTAAAGGCTCCACCCTGCACCACACTTATAGGGAGGGAGTGATTTGTTCCTCCAAAAGGAAACACAGGAGTCTATTCCCTAGCCTTTCCATAAGCATGACTTCCCTCAATCTCCATGAATTTATAGGCAGACAATTCAGAATTAATGATGAAATAAAGAATCACAGACAATACATgataaaatcattaaataattatAGCCAGTGATCATAAACATAAACTTAATCATGTGAAACAATATGATCATACTCCTTTTCCTATACTTGTTCCTGACCTCTGGACAGAGTCCTATTGGAAGTACTGTGGGCAGGTGAAGGGAAGAAAGGCCTCATACCATTCAGGGTGTTTACAGTGTAAACTAGGATTATATTGTTGATTGAACAAAGGAAACTGGATGCTGAAGGTGTATGTCTGGTCAgacatttttaaagtactaatagctaatattaatttaatatttgctAAGTCACTATTGTAAGCACGTCACACATATTCACAATAACTTAATGCAATGTTTTAATTCCTATTTTTGCCCACAGTCACTTGGTCTTGACAGAGACAAGATTCAAATGAAGGGAGCCTAGCTCAAACAAAatgatttaatattatttcatattaaataatacaatttaatctttatgtaaataaatgaatggttcagtagaggagagaaagagagacagaatatagCTTCATACCTCATATCAGCATCATACTTAGACAGGAGCCATACTTTATAGAATTGTAGAAGTCTAACTGCTTACCTACCATCTCCAGGCATCTGCATCCCTGTCACTGAGAGCATCTTAACCCCTCACATCCCAGCTCTGGATGGCACTCGACACAGAGATCGAAACCATGGTCATTACTCAAACCACGACTTGGGATGGCAGAATCTAGGAAGACCACACACTAAGATGTCACATATAAAAGGTAGGCTATCTGTAGTTGtacatttactttttcttgtttttaaaagtagtaaAGTTAAAATATAGGTAATTCATTGctttgattttagaaaaaaatacaaggaagatACTTTATTGGCAAAATTTAACTGAATTCttaatttattcttaattatGAGGATCCTGCAGGTTTCTAAGAGATCTTAAATTGTTAGAAAATGCATAGTAAAATAACTACAGCACCCTGATCAATCATGCCATTTTCTAAACAGTCCTGCCTTTAAATGTTTGCTGTCATATGATTAAATCCCTagtcttttgtatctttttctcacctttacagaaattttatttcaatacacAACCACATATTATACTATGCATAAACCAACTTATCAAAAATCATTGGTTTCTAGTGGAATTATGTATGGTCATAAAATTCCCCTTACTTGTATCAAAATATTTGGGAAGCCTAATCACTAACAGTAAAATTTGAAAGCATGAAATTATTAAACTTAAATACtaatagtaaaaatttaaaggcaTGAAACATGTCTATTTTTAAAGGACACATTTAACAAGTGTGGAGCATTACTCTGTTAAGACCTTCTTTGAATAAAAGGGTTTGTAATAATGCATATTCccattttgagaattttatataataaatattggtATATTGAAGGCTCTCAGAAGTCCAGCAATGAGGAAAActgattaaatttttaaacactctATTTCCCCATATTTCTTGACTACAAAACCATTTCCCCACATTTGCATGCCCAGAGGAGCTAGTATTCCATAAAGTATCTGACCTATTAGACCTGGAATATTATTGTTGACATGGATAGTGATAAGGAGATGAACAACTCCTCTTCAATTATCCTCTATCTATAATTCTCTGAAGACCTACGTCCTTTACCCAATCTCCTATTTCTATTCCACCAAATTCACATACATCTGTTATTACATGAATATCCTTCATTATTCCAACAGATATCTATGTCACAGTACAGTTtcaaatttactaatatttttatatagttttatgtataattttcttcttttttaaagtttattttgagagagagagagagagagagagaaagaatgcatgcACGTGTGCCCATaaatggaggaagggcagagagagagagagagagagagagagaatcccaagcaggctctgcactgtcagcgcagagccccatgcggggctcagccctaaaaaccatgagatcatgacctgagcagaaatcatgagtcagacatttaactgactgagcaacccaagcaCCCCTTATGTGTAATTTTCTGGTGGCAACTAGGAAGAACTCTTATGACAATGGCTAGCGAGTTGTGTCCATATCACAGAGGGGGATTGGTTATATCTGGGCTGACAGATAATCCTTTAGACCAGGATTGGCACATCATGGCCTGTGAGCCAAATCTGTCCTGCTGCCttttgttgtaaataatgttttattggaacacagccttgCCTATTCATTTAGGCATTACTTATATTTGCTTTTCTGATATGTAGCAGAATTGAGGAGTGACAGATCACATAGCCtaaaaaagcctaaaatatttacaatctggCAAAATTACAGAGAAGTTTATTGGCAACCCAACTGTGATATGTGTGTTTGCTCTTTGCTGACTTAGTCATTTTTCTGAGTTAAATATCCAGATTTGTTCTTCCATATGTTTTTAATGAAGCGTTCTTGGTTGACCTTGGGGCTGTCTGTCCTTTCACTACTCCACTCTGTATCACAGCTCTTTATAGACTGCATGTTCTAGGCTCCCTGTCAGGTGGCTTCTGGCCATGCGGGTTTGGCtgtgggagagaagcagggaaagaaaaaagccaacaTGCTAAGCCTGCTTCAGGTGATGTTTCTGGCAGAACTGTATTTCCCTGGGGCTTCAGCGCCTGCCAGGTGGGCCTGTTGGGATTCTAGTCATAGCTAGTGATTGCAGATTCCAGATTCTGACATGACCTTCTCCTTTGCACCCTCCAGCCTATATGTGGAAGTGGTTTCCTGCTCTGTTGCTTTACCATCCTCTGGTGCTTCTTAGCCTTGCCACTCACTACCTGTATGTCTGGTTCTCTGCGTTAAACAccttatattttaagtttctgtttgCTGGCTAGACATTGATACATGGTTGTAGGAGTTCCTGAGAATCTCAGCTTTCTCCTTGAAtcagtttatttatatttccaggAAGGTATCAAATTAATTACTTTGaaagcacttttttttatttacttatttttcacttacctagttaaaataaaaaaccaacagACATGATCAGGGGAATATCTAAAAGCAGACCATGCCAAAGTAAAGTCCTAGCTATTCATAGAACTTGATATGCAGACAGCaaataatcaaaatgaatgaTAATGGATTGACATGATTAGAGAGACACCCGATTGATATGAATCCAAGACTTTCCATAGTAATGATAACTTCATGGAGGGAAGTACAAGCACAAATATCTTATGTGCTTCTGAGTGACAAGTAGAACTTTTTTCTCAAGTGTGATGATAATATCTTTTGGTCATCATCTCTGTAGGGCATGAAGGAGACCCCTGCCTACGATCTTCAGACTGCATTGAAGGGTTTTGCTGTGCTCGTCACTTCTGGACCAAAATATGCAAACCGGTGCTCCATCAGGGGGAAGTCTGTACCAAACAGCGCAAGAAGGGTTCTCACGGGCTGGAAATTTTCCAGCGGTGTGACTGCGCAAAGGGCCTGTCATGTAAAGTATGGAAAGATGCCACCTACTCCTCCAAAGCCAGACTCCACGTGTGTCAGAAAATATGATCACCTCTGAGGAGAATCAATGCTAGCAGACTGTGAATCTGTGTATTTAATGCATTACAGCATGGTGGAAAATAGGATTTGGATCTTAGAAGAATGGCTAAAAAATAAGGAATGTGATTAAGAATATAGAgctcacagagagagagaaaaaggaaaagaggataaGCAGATTAGAAAGGGTGACAAATGTAGTACAACCAATGTGTTTCCATTATGCAACTTGTTTATGTAAATAATGTACACATTTGTGAAGATGCTATTACTGAAAAAAGCACACAGTGAAAATTACGGATACCATGTGACTTTCCCAGAGTTTAGGTTGTGCTGGAGGATTGGTTTCCTTCAGATTGGTGATTGCCTATAGAAATAACCTAAAAGCCATATTTCTAGTTCAAAGTTATAGTTTAACAAAATAGTCCCTGTATACCTTGGCATACAATAGGCTCTTATGTAAAAAGAGTTGTTAAATAGGAAATGAAGTCCTGGAACATAGTTAATTTGCAACACAGAATCACCTTTTAGTTTGGAACACTACTTCTACTGCTCAGTGAAAGGCCTTggtagataagaaaaaaaaagtcagtattttccaaataatttcaaaataattgcaAGTCCTTTATGAAGGCCTTTAGGAAAAACCaaacttgtttttcttcaaaCTGTTTATTTacgtttttcaaatatttaattgcaTCAGTAATTAGTAAGAACCAGTAGAAGACAAAAAGAGTGCACTCACATTCTAAAAGAATGACATTGTATCTTTCTTGATTGTATGTAATTCCTACcctgaatatatttcattttccaaacTATCCTGATTAATTGTGAATAGTACCGAGCAGAATTTCATagtttgcaaaaattttcaagGTGTCCAAAATACAGAATCAATGctaattgttattttttgaaGCTTTGGCATTCCCTATGTTTGATAGAATTAGActgataaatacatttattctttaCACATGCTGCAGTATAGTTGGCTAAAGCTGATAATAGAAACTTGATCTATATTTGCCCTGGACAGAAGTacacaaaggaaatggaaaaaaaatggcaaatactgAGGTTTTGACAACATGTTGATCATACATCTGAAGCACAAAACTGACTATTCATATTTGAAGCCCAAAGCTACACAACCTAAATGGAAGTTTTCCATGGGGTTTGCTATCACAATATTTACTATGCAGATGAATTCTGTGTAGGTTGCTAATTGACCtcagagtatttattttatatttttgaggtcCTAAAATAATAGGAGGTCTCATGAAATGGATTCCCAATGCAGATTAGTATAGTGAGGTTCCATTGCCCTTGATAAGCTTCTAACTTGCCAATGGCACCATCTGAAATTTCTGTACCAGTTTCTGTCTGCAATAGCTGTTTTTTGCCAAAGATAGTGTTTCCGTTTTCTGCAgccattgaaattaaaaatataaatggaataacttGTAAAATCTACATATTGCTAACCTATAGGAACCACAGTCTTGAAATTCTTTGAAAccattttatcacttttttaCTTTACTCAGTTCTAAATATTATGTCTAGAGCATAAAGCAAAAATGTTATCTTATAGTTGTTACTTTTGACCTTTTCTTTTATAGACTGAAAGTCactccttaattttcttttacttcaacCCCTTCTGCAGTCTCAAATTCAAGTTTTCTCAGTAGAAATTGAATCTGAGTCTGCATATCTATTAAAAATTTCAGCTTCCCATACACACTTACTAGGGTGATTAAGATTTACATTTTCCCCACATGtctgctaaaacaaaaattataagctGATCTATCCAAGAACCAAAGTCTGTACAAACAGGTTTCTATAAGCTTGGCAACGTGAAAAATGGAACATTTCAGTCAAACATTTCCTATATAGCAATTACATCTACAATCTGGTTTTTGCATTATTTCCCTTATGTACATcccaaaattattatttgaagtaATTTATTTACAGGAAATGTTAATGAGATGTATTTTCTTATAGAGATATTTCTTACAGAAAGCTTTGTAGCAGAATATATTTGCAGCTATTGACTTTGTAATTTAGGGAAAATgtataataagataaaatatattaaattttttccttcaaaaatggaattcaaatttctttgtgctttgcttatgataaaaactttcataGAATCATAGATTCTCAGAGTTCAAATGGACTTACTTGATCTGATTTTACAGTTGGGTTAGGAATCCTTTGGATGACATCACCATGAGATGATCCAAGGCAGTTTACTATTACTAAAGGCAGCTTATTCATGGCAA is drawn from Panthera leo isolate Ple1 chromosome B1, P.leo_Ple1_pat1.1, whole genome shotgun sequence and contains these coding sequences:
- the DKK2 gene encoding dickkopf-related protein 2 → MAALMRGKDSSRCLLLLAAVLMVESSQLGSSRAKLNSIKSSLGGETPAQAANRSAGTYQGLAFGGSKKGKNLGQAYPCSSDKECEIGRYCHSPHQGSSACMVCRRKKKRCHRDGMCCPGTRCNNGICIPVTESILTPHIPALDGTRHRDRNHGHYSNHDLGWQNLGRPHTKMSHIKGHEGDPCLRSSDCIEGFCCARHFWTKICKPVLHQGEVCTKQRKKGSHGLEIFQRCDCAKGLSCKVWKDATYSSKARLHVCQKI